In a genomic window of Mycosarcoma maydis chromosome 5, whole genome shotgun sequence:
- a CDS encoding uncharacterized protein (related to peptidyl-prolyl cis-trans isomerase), with translation MSGESSTYMAQYAPSASTIASKSASTMVMTIDEQLLRADELKALGNKAYEQDNLTEALKEWHHSLLYCAGINSLANLYGARSTDTENERAAAITSAVYNNMAACYLRQAKWEKVVYAASKALTLEPKNLKALYRRGEAYLELGRNQLAAIDIDNALDLRPQDPVIRKLGERLVQAFEDDEKQRQLDKAPSD, from the exons ATGTCCGGCGAGTCATCCACATATATGGCCCAATATGCTCCATCTGCATCTACTATCGCGTCCAAATCGGCCTCGACGATGGTCATGACgattgacgagcagctgtTGAGAGCCGATGAGCTCAAGGCGTTGGGTAACAAAGCATACGAGCAGGATAACCTGACagaagcgctcaaggaATGGCATCAT TCATTGCTCTACTGTGCCGGGATCAATTCACTTGCGAATCTGTACGGTGCCCGCTCGACTGACACCGAAAAcgagcgtgctgctgcaatcACGAGCGCGGTCTACAACAACATGGCTGCGTGCTATCTTCGGCAAGCCAAGTGGGAGAAGGTCGTCTATGCTGCTTCCAAAGCATTGACGCTCGAGCCAAAGAATCTGAAAGCACTATACCGCCGAGGCGAAGCGTATCTCGAGCTGGGCAGGAATCAACTGGCAGCCATAGACATTGATAACGCTCTCGACTTGAGGCCACAAG ACCCTGTCATTCGCAAGTTGGGCGAGCGCTTGGTGCAAGCCTttgaggacgacgagaagcaACGGCAGCTGGACAAAGCGCCAAGTGACTAG
- a CDS encoding malate dehydrogenase (oxaloacetate-decarboxylating) (related to NADP-dependent malic enzyme): MAPFISDARSAQTSPAVNKNTMVTPDDKTSEDPRDSNLHRAIHSHPYGGAANLRDVFTNQDTGFSYEKRDQLGLRGLLPPAKQSLNTQVLRVLHQLRSKSTPLEKHVMLASLRQTNTRLYYATILANKEEILPLIYTPTVGEACQKFSHIYRRPEGLSISLEDKGKIASIVENWPVPAGSPRIAVITDGSRILGLGDLGWNGQGISIGKLSLYVAGAGIHPRATLPIVVDLGTNNKKNLEDPLYLGLRRERASTEEYIEFMDEVMHALHTRYPNLIIQFEDFTSENAFRFLERYQGKYPMFNDDIQGTGSVILAGFTNAARIASKESGRPLHDHRILMAGAGSAAVGVGKQLMSFFTRQGLSADEARERIFITDSKGLVTKDRGDKLAEHKVFFARDDNAGKQIKDLGEIIDYVKPTAILGLSTIKGTFDENVIRKMATLNKRPIIFPLSNPTDNSECTFEEAVKYTEGRVLFAAGSPFAEIDAASSPTGKRMIPGQGNNFLVFPGIGLCAALCKAGRVTNEMITESALALSDALTDQERAEGRLYPNTERIREISRDIAVKCIQMANKQGVTRDGGKTAAMDEEQLRDWVQGEMWTPKYDTAEDA, translated from the exons ATGGCGCCCTTCATCTCTGACGCTCGATCTGCCCAAACCTCGCCGGCTGTCAACAAGAACACTATGGTCACGCCCGATGACAAGACTAGCGAGGATCCTCGCGACTCGAACCTGCACCGAGCCATTCACTCACACCCATACGGCGGTGCTGCCAACCTTCGAGATGTCTTTACAAACCAAG ACACTGGCTTCTCGTATGAGAAGCGAGACCAGCTCGGCCTCCGTGGCCTTCTGCCCCCTGCCAAGCAGAGCCTCAACACCCAGGTCCTGCGTGTGCTACACCAGCTTCGCAGCAAGTCGACTCCGCTCGAGAAACATGTAATGCTTGCCTCACTGCGTCAAACCAACACGCGTCTCTACTACGCCACCATCCTGGCTAACAAGGAAGAGATCCTTCCTCTCATTTACACGCCTACCGTCGGAGAAGCTTGCCAGAAATTCTCGCACATCTACCGAAGACCTGAGGGTctgtcgatctcgctcgaggACAAGGGCAAAATCGCCAGCATTGTCGAAAACTGGCCGGTCCCCGCTGGTTCGCCTCGAATCGCCGTTATCACGGACGGCTCGCGCAttctcggtctcggcgaCCTCGGATGGAACGGCCAGGGGATCTCGATCGGCAAGCTCTCGCTCTACGTTGCCGGTGCCGGTATCCACCCTCGAGCTACGCTGCCCAttgtcgtcgatctggGCACGAATAACAAGAAAAACCTCGAGGATCCTCTTTACCTCGGTCTGCGACGCGAGCGTGCCAGCACGGAGGAGTACATCGAGTTTATGGACGAGGTGATGCACGCTCTTCACACGCGTTATCCCAACCTGATTATCCAGTTTGAAGACTTTACCAGCGAGAATGCGTTCCGCTTTCTCGAGCGATACCAGGGCAAGTATCCAATGTTTAACGACGACATTCAGGGTACGGGTAGTGTGATCCTTGCTGGGTTCACCAACGCCGCGCGCATCGCGTCCAAAGAGAGCGGCCGACCTTTGCACGACCACCGCATCCTCATGGCGGGCGCAGGCTCGGCTGCTGTCGGTGTgggcaagcagctcatGTCGTTCTTCACGCGTCAGGGTCTGTCGGCCGACGAAGCTCGCGAACGCATCTTCATAACTGACTCCAAGGGCCTGGTGACCAAGGATCGCGGagacaagctcgccgagcacAAAGTGTTCTTCGCTCGCGACGACAACGCAGGCAAGCAGATCAAAGACCTTGGTGAGATCATTGACTACGTCAAACCCACGGCGATTCTCGGCCTTTCCACGATCAAGGGCACGTTTGACGAGAACGTGATTCGTAAGATGGcgacgctcaacaagcGACCTATCATCTTTCCGCTCTCGAACCCGACCGACAACTCGGAATGCACGTTCGAGGAAGCCGTCAAGTACACGGAGGGTCGCGTGCTCTTTGCAGCTGGCTCGCCAttcgccgagatcgacgccGCTTCCTCGCCAACGGGCAAGCGCATGATTCCTGGACAGGGAAACAATTTCCTCGTGTTCCCCGGTATTGGCCTCTGCGCCGCACTGTGCAAAGCGGGTCGAGTGACCAACGAGATGATCACTGAATCCGCTTTGGCGCTCTCGGACGCGCTCACGGACCAAGAGCGTGCCGAAGGTCGACTCTACCCGAACACAGAGAGGATTCGAGAAATCTCGAGGGATATCGCTGTCAAGTGCATCCAGATGGCCAACAAGCAAGGCGTCACCAGGGATGGCGGTAAGACCGCTGCTATGGATGAGGAACAGTTGAGAGATTGGGTTCAGGGTGAAATGTGGACTCCCAAGTACGATACTGCAGAAGACGCCTGA